A window of Leptospira brenneri contains these coding sequences:
- a CDS encoding monovalent cation:proton antiporter-2 (CPA2) family protein, with product MDESSFFIQALIYLSSAIIMVPIANRLGLGSVLGYLIAGIVIGPFVFGFVGTEGKDMLHFAEFGVVMMLFAIGLELELDLLLRLKFWLLGLGGLQLVLTAAVTASFCIGFGFGWKPALALGLILSLSSTAIVLQTLKEKGLMKSISGQASFSVLLFQDMAVIPILAIFPMLSDAEVLPSANHHSLIEDFPGYLKTLVVLSVVVGIILVGKYLLGPFFRLLAKSGNREIFTGASLLLVIAISVLMGAVGVSAALGTFLGGVVLASSEFRHELESNIEPFKGLLLGLFFLSVGASMDIPIVMQSPTKVLGIVFGIIFLKAVVLFVLGMIFRLPLDQNLYFSLALSQVGEFSFVLFGYSAGLGILEESSIDLLVASVALSMALTPILLLLYEKTIFGFLESKIPKKQTEQDIHKQENPVIICGFGRFGNMLGRFLRSNGIAITILDFDADRVEMLGRFGFKVYFGDATRLELLEAAGLEHAKIVVAALDNPEKQAELIRNVSLHYPNIKIVARAGDREEAYDLKELGVQYIYRETRETAVLMGRDVLRLLGTRSHTAEKAKNLFLKHDDETFHELFDLRKDRVQYMSLAKQRNAELERLMLVDLGQEEELERDSWSEMER from the coding sequence ATGGATGAATCTAGTTTTTTTATCCAAGCTTTGATTTATCTTTCCAGTGCTATCATCATGGTTCCAATTGCGAATCGACTGGGACTGGGTTCTGTTCTTGGTTATTTGATCGCAGGAATTGTGATTGGACCTTTTGTATTTGGGTTTGTTGGCACGGAAGGCAAAGATATGTTGCACTTTGCCGAATTCGGTGTGGTGATGATGCTTTTTGCCATTGGTCTTGAATTGGAATTGGACTTACTTTTGCGGCTCAAGTTTTGGTTGCTTGGACTTGGTGGCCTACAACTCGTTCTAACCGCAGCTGTCACTGCCAGCTTTTGTATTGGATTTGGTTTTGGTTGGAAACCAGCGCTAGCCCTTGGTCTTATTCTTTCTTTGTCTTCGACGGCCATTGTATTACAAACGTTAAAAGAAAAGGGACTCATGAAGTCCATTTCGGGCCAAGCATCCTTTTCTGTACTTTTATTTCAAGATATGGCTGTGATTCCGATTCTTGCCATCTTTCCTATGTTAAGTGATGCTGAAGTTTTACCTTCGGCAAACCATCATTCGTTAATAGAAGATTTCCCGGGATATTTGAAAACCTTGGTAGTTTTGTCTGTTGTCGTTGGTATCATTCTTGTGGGGAAATACCTACTTGGTCCTTTCTTTCGTCTTTTGGCTAAGTCGGGAAACCGTGAAATTTTTACCGGCGCTAGTTTGTTACTTGTGATTGCTATTTCCGTTCTGATGGGAGCGGTAGGTGTTTCGGCAGCCCTCGGAACTTTTCTCGGTGGAGTGGTGTTAGCAAGTAGTGAATTTCGACACGAATTAGAAAGTAATATTGAACCATTCAAAGGCCTACTGCTGGGTTTGTTTTTTTTAAGTGTGGGTGCTTCAATGGACATCCCGATTGTCATGCAAAGTCCAACGAAAGTACTTGGAATTGTCTTTGGGATTATTTTTCTCAAGGCAGTAGTTCTTTTTGTATTAGGAATGATTTTCCGACTTCCTTTGGATCAAAATTTATATTTTTCCTTAGCCTTGTCTCAAGTCGGTGAGTTTTCTTTTGTTCTTTTTGGTTATTCAGCGGGACTTGGAATTTTAGAAGAAAGTTCTATTGATCTTTTGGTGGCTTCCGTCGCTCTCAGTATGGCACTTACACCAATCTTACTATTGTTATATGAGAAAACTATTTTTGGATTTTTAGAATCAAAAATTCCTAAAAAACAAACAGAACAAGACATTCATAAACAAGAAAACCCTGTCATCATTTGTGGTTTTGGTCGGTTTGGAAATATGCTCGGTCGTTTCTTACGTTCGAACGGAATTGCCATTACCATTTTAGATTTTGATGCAGACCGAGTGGAGATGCTTGGCCGTTTTGGATTTAAAGTTTATTTTGGTGATGCTACTCGACTGGAACTACTGGAAGCTGCTGGTCTCGAACATGCAAAGATTGTTGTAGCGGCTTTAGACAATCCAGAAAAACAAGCGGAACTAATTCGAAATGTTAGCCTTCATTATCCGAATATCAAAATTGTGGCAAGAGCAGGGGACAGAGAAGAGGCCTATGATTTGAAAGAACTGGGAGTTCAGTATATCTATCGTGAAACAAGAGAAACTGCCGTTCTTATGGGAAGAGATGTACTCAGGCTTCTTGGCACAAGATCCCATACGGCGGAAAAAGCAAAAAACCTCTTTCTAAAACATGATGATGAAACCTTTCATGAATTATTTGATCTGAGAAAAGACCGAGTTCAATATATGAGTCTTGCTAAACAAAGAAATGCGGAGTTGGAGCGTTTGATGTTAGTTGATTTGGGGCAAGAGGAAGAATTGGAAAGAGATTCTTGGAGTGAGATGGAAAGATAA
- a CDS encoding NAD(P)H-dependent oxidoreductase, protein MSKILIFLVHPSLEKSKANQMLLDSIPNSQDITLHDLYEEYPGFTINVKAEQNLIESHDILLFQHPLYWYSCPPLMKLWIDLVLEDGWAYGRGGNQLLGKKWVQVITTGGSKEAYTKGGFHGFTPDEFLLPFRRTAELCGMEYLQPFLVQGTFELNELDLQKESNRYLLFINSLLGGIYG, encoded by the coding sequence ATGTCCAAAATTTTAATTTTCCTTGTCCATCCTAGTTTAGAAAAATCGAAAGCCAACCAAATGCTTTTGGATTCTATTCCCAATTCTCAGGACATCACCTTACATGATTTATATGAAGAATATCCTGGTTTTACCATCAATGTGAAAGCCGAACAAAACCTAATCGAAAGTCACGATATTCTTTTGTTCCAACATCCATTGTATTGGTATAGTTGCCCTCCTTTAATGAAATTATGGATCGATTTAGTCCTCGAAGATGGTTGGGCTTATGGTAGGGGAGGTAACCAATTACTAGGAAAAAAATGGGTTCAGGTCATCACTACCGGAGGTTCCAAAGAAGCCTATACCAAAGGAGGGTTTCATGGATTTACCCCTGATGAATTTTTACTGCCATTTCGCCGAACCGCAGAGTTGTGCGGAATGGAGTATTTACAACCTTTCCTTGTTCAAGGAACATTTGAATTGAACGAATTGGATCTCCAAAAAGAATCCAATCGTTATCTCCTGTTTATCAATAGTTTGTTAGGTGGTATTTATGGATGA
- a CDS encoding DoxX family protein, translated as MKIGTILFHVSRVIAILILGQTLYFKFSGSEESKFIFSVMGMEPWGRYGLAVLESFCILFLLLPRLVWLGALVGFNLMLGAVLSHFVFLGIVVKDDGGLLFLLALVVFALSTYLLYVERKKIPLLSKYFT; from the coding sequence ATGAAAATAGGAACCATTCTGTTTCACGTGTCACGTGTGATTGCCATCCTGATTTTGGGGCAAACTTTATACTTCAAATTCTCCGGTTCTGAAGAATCTAAATTTATTTTTTCTGTGATGGGAATGGAACCTTGGGGTAGGTATGGTTTGGCAGTTTTAGAATCTTTTTGTATTTTGTTTTTGCTTCTTCCTCGACTCGTTTGGCTTGGAGCTCTGGTCGGTTTTAATCTAATGTTAGGTGCTGTATTGTCTCATTTTGTTTTTCTTGGAATTGTTGTGAAAGATGATGGAGGCCTTCTTTTCCTTTTGGCACTAGTTGTTTTTGCTTTGTCTACTTATCTATTGTATGTTGAGAGGAAAAAAATACCTCTTCTTTCTAAATATTTTACTTAG
- a CDS encoding flagellin — MIINHNMSAIQSHRALKFTQWDVDKTMRNLSTGQRINLAGDDASGLAVSEKLRTQIRGLRQAERNTEDGLSFIQTAEGFLDQSAEIIQRIRTLAIQTSNGIYTPEDRQLVQVEVSALVDEIDRIASQAEFNKMKLFEGDFARKSTKASMWFHMGANARQRERFYIGTMTSKALKMSEGANKIALSTPGKADEAIAKADFALNKIMKQRADMGAYQNRLESTAKGLMGAYENMQASESRIRDADMAEEMVALTTKQILVQSGTAMLAQASLRPNSVLRLLNNT, encoded by the coding sequence ATGATTATCAATCACAACATGAGTGCGATTCAATCACATCGTGCTCTCAAGTTTACACAATGGGATGTAGATAAGACCATGAGGAACCTCTCCACTGGGCAAAGGATTAACCTTGCCGGTGATGATGCTTCTGGTCTTGCTGTTTCGGAAAAACTACGGACACAAATTCGTGGTTTACGTCAGGCCGAAAGGAATACGGAAGATGGACTGAGTTTCATCCAGACTGCAGAGGGTTTCCTCGACCAGTCGGCGGAAATCATCCAACGAATCCGGACCCTAGCGATCCAGACATCGAACGGAATCTACACACCTGAGGACAGGCAGCTCGTGCAGGTAGAAGTATCTGCGCTGGTGGATGAGATCGATCGAATTGCTTCGCAAGCAGAATTCAATAAAATGAAACTGTTTGAAGGAGATTTCGCTCGAAAGTCAACGAAAGCGTCGATGTGGTTTCACATGGGAGCAAACGCAAGGCAAAGAGAGCGTTTCTACATTGGGACTATGACTTCGAAAGCTTTAAAGATGTCAGAAGGTGCAAATAAGATTGCGCTCTCTACACCTGGAAAAGCAGACGAAGCGATTGCTAAAGCGGACTTCGCCTTGAACAAGATCATGAAGCAGAGAGCAGATATGGGAGCTTACCAAAATAGGCTCGAAAGTACTGCAAAAGGCCTCATGGGTGCATACGAAAATATGCAAGCATCCGAATCAAGGATTAGGGACGCAGATATGGCAGAAGAAATGGTAGCGCTCACGACGAAACAAATTCTCGTGCAAAGCGGTACGGCAATGTTAGCGCAAGCCAGTCTTCGGCCAAATTCTGTATTACGACTTTTGAATAACACTTAA
- a CDS encoding flagellin has product MIINHNLAAINSHRVLKFQNEEVSKNMEKLSSGMRINRAGDDASGLAVSEKMRTQVNGLRQAERNTEDGMSLIQTTEGFLQESNDIIQRIRTLAIQSSNGIYTDEDRQMIQVEVSQLIDEVDRIASQAEFNKMNLLQGDFARGSRATSMWFHLGPNMHQRERVFIATMTARALNLKGQSGDLLSLSTADKSNDAIGTLDAALTRISKQRANLGAYFNRLEHAAKGLMNAYENTQASESRIRDADMAEETVAFTKNQILVQSGTAMLAQANVRPQGVLSLLR; this is encoded by the coding sequence ATGATCATAAACCACAATTTAGCCGCGATCAACTCACATCGCGTCCTCAAGTTCCAAAACGAGGAAGTCTCCAAAAATATGGAGAAACTATCCTCTGGTATGCGAATCAACCGAGCAGGTGATGATGCATCAGGCCTTGCCGTTTCGGAAAAAATGAGAACGCAGGTGAATGGTCTTAGACAAGCAGAGAGAAATACCGAAGACGGTATGAGCCTTATCCAAACAACGGAAGGTTTTTTGCAAGAATCGAATGATATCATTCAAAGAATTCGAACTCTTGCGATTCAGTCGTCTAACGGTATTTACACTGACGAAGACAGACAAATGATCCAAGTTGAAGTTTCACAACTTATCGACGAAGTGGACAGAATTGCTTCACAAGCTGAATTCAATAAAATGAATTTGCTTCAAGGTGATTTTGCTCGCGGATCAAGAGCTACCTCTATGTGGTTCCATTTAGGACCCAACATGCACCAAAGAGAAAGAGTGTTCATTGCAACAATGACTGCACGTGCACTGAATCTAAAAGGTCAAAGTGGAGATCTCTTGTCTTTGTCAACAGCTGACAAGTCAAACGATGCGATCGGAACTTTGGATGCTGCGTTAACTCGCATTAGCAAACAAAGAGCAAACTTAGGTGCTTACTTTAACCGTCTTGAGCATGCTGCAAAAGGGCTCATGAACGCTTATGAGAATACCCAAGCCTCCGAGTCTAGGATCCGTGATGCGGATATGGCAGAAGAAACTGTGGCTTTCACAAAGAACCAGATTTTAGTTCAATCTGGAACTGCTATGTTAGCTCAGGCGAATGTTCGTCCACAAGGAGTTCTTTCTCTCCTTCGTTAA
- a CDS encoding LIC_10740 family protein: MNTHLQKIKEQLRPLAETIKTLIIRFYKIGTGETKLTRDFIFLFASWFSLLIFFSFFILAEQNPFRLLVPFQLYSYPSLDHREPVVIYISNGEGEQIPIHRKILKQEETGAFIYQLVGEVGSPPYFDSVEALAKDGKIFSPKKLLDIRFALKQSWFVEKDTKLIIDWNLPILQDVMEKYRLPRTKTDELADSEEENPNAPVDTITYYTAGTDTGPKESEEVVNKRRILAMESTIRALNASLFENFKDLKSIEHKFSGEANTAYQWETISPLASRP; encoded by the coding sequence ATGAATACGCATCTTCAAAAGATTAAAGAACAACTTCGCCCTCTTGCTGAAACCATCAAAACTCTCATCATTCGATTTTATAAAATTGGGACGGGGGAAACCAAACTCACTCGCGATTTTATCTTTTTGTTTGCTTCTTGGTTTTCACTTCTCATCTTTTTTAGTTTCTTTATCCTAGCAGAACAAAATCCATTTCGTCTCCTGGTTCCTTTTCAACTTTATTCCTATCCCTCTCTGGATCATAGAGAACCGGTAGTAATTTATATTTCCAATGGAGAAGGGGAACAAATTCCCATTCACAGAAAGATTTTGAAACAGGAAGAAACAGGAGCCTTTATTTATCAACTAGTAGGGGAGGTTGGATCACCACCTTACTTTGATTCTGTGGAGGCCCTAGCAAAAGATGGAAAGATATTTTCCCCTAAAAAACTTTTGGACATTCGATTTGCTTTAAAACAGTCCTGGTTTGTGGAAAAAGATACCAAACTCATCATTGATTGGAATCTTCCTATTTTGCAGGATGTGATGGAAAAATACAGACTTCCTCGAACCAAAACTGATGAGCTAGCCGATTCGGAAGAGGAAAACCCAAACGCCCCCGTAGATACTATCACCTATTATACGGCAGGAACAGACACGGGTCCCAAGGAATCAGAGGAAGTAGTGAACAAACGTAGGATCCTTGCTATGGAGTCCACAATACGAGCGTTAAATGCTAGTCTTTTTGAAAACTTTAAGGATTTAAAAAGTATTGAACATAAATTTTCCGGGGAGGCAAATACTGCCTACCAATGGGAAACGATCTCTCCACTGGCGAGTCGCCCTTAA
- a CDS encoding N-acetylmuramoyl-L-alanine amidase family protein has product MAFSDLKMVMPELSTKLKKFTRVGSIYTPQGNLQFRLGSSFYTLDGKIYKIPKAILKKDEDVYLPLDLVEAILLNLISYDVRYQFKETELWVLIPKDPVPKRNLNVKAIVIDAGHGGKDPGTSDPTGNYEKDVSLGVARYTYLYLRKYYPEIRVQMIRKNDHFVELEDRSKMANQVLNDTRDVVFVSFHCNASLSDKAAGFEVYYLSQSPSTESARETALLENLYVGKHKNPVVSQIQSQMLSSVTQRRSRKLATAVADQYEKALSPEIPSRGVKKADFSVLRGSLMPAVLVEMGYLTNPEESKKLRDKNYQKKIARSVIKGIHEYASSKD; this is encoded by the coding sequence GTGGCATTTTCTGATTTAAAAATGGTAATGCCGGAACTTTCTACCAAACTAAAGAAGTTTACAAGAGTCGGTTCTATTTACACTCCCCAAGGAAATCTCCAGTTTCGACTTGGATCCAGTTTTTATACCCTGGATGGTAAAATTTATAAAATCCCAAAAGCCATTTTGAAAAAAGACGAGGATGTTTATCTTCCTTTGGATCTTGTCGAGGCCATTTTACTCAACCTTATTTCCTATGATGTACGTTACCAGTTCAAAGAGACAGAGCTTTGGGTTCTCATTCCCAAAGACCCTGTTCCCAAACGAAATCTGAATGTGAAGGCCATTGTGATTGATGCAGGCCACGGAGGGAAAGATCCAGGAACCTCTGATCCCACAGGGAATTACGAAAAGGATGTGAGTCTCGGTGTGGCTCGTTACACTTATTTGTACTTACGAAAATACTACCCCGAGATCCGAGTCCAAATGATTCGCAAAAACGATCATTTTGTGGAGTTGGAAGATCGGTCCAAAATGGCAAACCAAGTATTGAACGATACAAGGGATGTGGTGTTTGTTAGTTTTCATTGTAATGCTTCCCTTTCAGATAAAGCCGCTGGGTTTGAAGTGTATTACCTTTCCCAAAGTCCGAGTACAGAAAGCGCTCGGGAAACAGCCCTTTTGGAGAATCTGTATGTGGGAAAACATAAGAACCCGGTTGTCTCCCAGATCCAATCTCAGATGTTGTCCAGTGTCACCCAAAGAAGGTCAAGGAAATTGGCCACGGCTGTGGCAGATCAGTATGAAAAGGCTCTGAGTCCTGAGATCCCGTCTCGGGGAGTGAAAAAGGCCGATTTTTCCGTCTTGCGAGGAAGCCTTATGCCTGCGGTACTTGTGGAAATGGGGTATCTGACAAACCCTGAGGAAAGTAAAAAACTACGGGATAAAAACTACCAAAAGAAAATTGCCCGGAGTGTCATCAAAGGAATTCATGAATACGCATCTTCAAAAGATTAA
- a CDS encoding DEAD/DEAH box helicase translates to MKFNELPFHESLSKALDKIGYTELTPIQAKSIPFAMEGNDLTGLAQTGTGKTMAFLLPTLHRLLSADEEEALPYALVLAPTRELTIQIAEEAKKLLEFTDFGVATIIGGTDYKSQEQALGNKACLIVATPGRLIDFVKNHGLSLENIKVVILDEADRMFDMGFVQDLKYIFHKCKNRKQSLLFSATLSYEVVRLASRYLNDPIEVHINPEKVITERIDQTLLHLGREEKLPYLVNSLLHNEIEGLGIIFTNYKMNIPKIVSTLRKFGITATGLSSELDQKKRIRLLRDFKEGKYKYLIATDVASRGIDIENIDVVYNYDLPQDAENYVHRIGRTARAGRKGMSIGLCSETDYTELERIERYLNSKIPIAEIREEYLEFPKGEFTPVFADEAIPGEKKYQDRERGERGGRGGKPRRGGDNRGGEHRSGDRNENRSGDRGRGKGKGEKHHPPAKMSHPHHHEGEGDHRHPAKMTHHEFKHGQHPKDGKGKGQHHKKNHSGKSHQKNDPRRNLFDINEVKKSKKQKQSIWQRILSLFKKD, encoded by the coding sequence ATGAAATTTAACGAATTACCTTTTCACGAGTCTCTCTCTAAAGCACTTGATAAAATCGGCTACACAGAACTCACCCCCATCCAAGCCAAATCCATTCCCTTCGCCATGGAAGGAAATGATCTCACCGGTCTTGCCCAAACAGGAACGGGAAAAACGATGGCTTTCCTACTTCCGACTCTTCACAGACTTTTGTCTGCTGACGAAGAAGAAGCTTTGCCCTATGCCCTTGTCCTTGCTCCGACGAGAGAGCTCACCATTCAAATTGCCGAAGAAGCAAAAAAACTTCTAGAGTTTACAGACTTCGGTGTGGCTACCATCATCGGGGGAACCGATTATAAGTCCCAAGAACAGGCGTTAGGGAACAAAGCCTGTCTCATTGTGGCTACTCCGGGACGCCTCATTGACTTTGTCAAAAATCACGGCCTTTCTTTAGAGAATATCAAAGTAGTGATCCTAGACGAAGCGGACAGAATGTTCGATATGGGATTTGTCCAAGATCTCAAGTACATCTTTCATAAATGTAAAAACAGAAAACAATCTCTACTTTTTAGTGCTACGCTCAGTTATGAAGTGGTAAGGCTTGCCAGTCGTTATCTAAACGATCCGATTGAAGTACATATCAATCCAGAAAAAGTAATTACCGAACGGATAGATCAAACCTTACTCCACTTAGGAAGAGAAGAAAAACTTCCCTATTTAGTGAACTCTCTTTTGCATAATGAAATCGAAGGTCTTGGAATCATTTTTACAAATTATAAAATGAACATTCCAAAGATTGTGTCCACACTTCGTAAATTTGGAATCACCGCGACGGGACTTTCTTCTGAACTCGATCAGAAAAAAAGAATTCGCCTGCTTCGGGATTTTAAAGAAGGAAAGTATAAGTATCTGATTGCGACAGATGTTGCATCACGTGGGATTGATATTGAAAACATAGACGTTGTCTATAATTATGATCTTCCTCAAGATGCAGAAAACTATGTGCACCGGATTGGAAGAACGGCCCGTGCAGGTAGAAAGGGGATGTCGATTGGACTTTGTTCGGAGACAGACTACACAGAACTCGAACGAATTGAACGGTATTTAAATTCTAAAATCCCCATTGCGGAAATCCGCGAGGAGTATTTAGAATTTCCTAAGGGTGAATTTACTCCTGTGTTTGCAGATGAAGCCATTCCTGGTGAAAAAAAATACCAAGACAGGGAAAGGGGAGAACGCGGTGGTCGCGGTGGGAAACCACGACGTGGTGGTGACAACCGAGGAGGCGAACACAGGTCAGGTGATCGGAACGAAAACCGTTCGGGAGACCGGGGACGAGGTAAGGGCAAAGGGGAGAAACACCACCCACCAGCAAAGATGTCGCACCCGCACCATCATGAGGGAGAAGGGGATCATAGACACCCGGCCAAAATGACCCACCATGAGTTCAAACATGGACAACATCCAAAGGATGGAAAAGGGAAAGGCCAACACCATAAGAAAAATCATTCAGGGAAATCTCACCAAAAGAATGATCCAAGACGGAATCTCTTCGATATCAATGAAGTGAAAAAATCTAAAAAACAGAAACAATCGATTTGGCAGCGAATTCTTTCTCTTTTCAAAAAAGATTAA
- a CDS encoding class I SAM-dependent methyltransferase, translated as MSLFQFFPHKEFPEFYEECQLTGVLRYLPAKHREYGDSYFMEEYKSQYKKSYYEDEPNLRAMAKRRLSVLERVGAKGGNSSLLEIGSAAGFFLDEARKAGHSTKGLELSPKEVEYSKTRLGLDVERASVLSIAKEDWKESFDVVSAFFVIEHIEDIDGIWERIQSWTKPGGFLYLAVPSSFGPSFQTSPKDWFSTHPSDHFFDYSVHSLKKLLSILGFEVNYVRPMSYHSYRDLGPRGKLPEWLYRLYANQFAYGDTIELTARKLKH; from the coding sequence TTGAGTTTATTTCAATTTTTCCCCCATAAAGAATTCCCCGAATTTTATGAAGAATGCCAGCTTACAGGTGTTCTTCGTTATCTTCCTGCAAAACATAGAGAGTATGGGGATAGTTACTTTATGGAAGAATACAAATCCCAGTATAAAAAATCTTATTATGAAGATGAACCAAACCTTCGGGCCATGGCAAAACGCAGGCTTTCTGTTTTGGAAAGGGTAGGTGCTAAGGGCGGTAATTCTTCCCTTTTGGAGATTGGATCTGCAGCAGGATTTTTTTTGGATGAAGCAAGGAAGGCCGGTCATTCGACCAAGGGTCTAGAACTATCTCCTAAAGAAGTGGAATACTCCAAAACGAGGCTTGGGTTGGATGTGGAGAGGGCTTCTGTTCTTTCCATTGCAAAGGAGGACTGGAAAGAGAGCTTTGACGTAGTATCCGCATTTTTTGTGATCGAACATATTGAGGACATTGATGGGATTTGGGAGAGAATCCAGTCTTGGACAAAACCGGGTGGGTTTCTCTATTTAGCCGTTCCCTCTAGTTTTGGACCAAGTTTTCAAACCAGTCCCAAGGATTGGTTTTCTACCCATCCTTCCGACCACTTTTTTGACTACTCTGTTCACTCTTTGAAAAAACTCTTGTCAATCCTTGGCTTTGAAGTGAACTATGTTAGACCTATGTCGTATCATTCCTACCGGGACTTAGGGCCTCGTGGCAAACTTCCTGAATGGCTGTATCGGCTGTATGCAAACCAGTTTGCTTATGGTGATACCATTGAACTTACCGCCAGAAAATTAAAACACTGA